One genomic region from Oncorhynchus gorbuscha isolate QuinsamMale2020 ecotype Even-year linkage group LG13, OgorEven_v1.0, whole genome shotgun sequence encodes:
- the LOC123994174 gene encoding U7 snRNA-associated Sm-like protein LSm11, with translation MSAFVLNMEERERRGDKQQKCPESEKKERESTSACASDATEHTAEEEDDIAAKLDVTSDKFDPLLALYSTTVPLPYPNVKCFNNIAEYESFLKGGRGRAKPENVEKKQRKARKGVADPERIEKLKRLMVNNPIVGEDGEEGTSGTARRCRIQKAAKNVLTRMPLHTGSPLGEMHRCVQERIRVKVHIRTFKGLRGVCSGFIVAFDKFWNMAMVDVDETYREPLLGEALYHEKALTVTRLFDKLKLQESEALREYEEKKKQIDKKKAEPFHPPPETQTRDCRRGDPNRGDPRRRGDPRAVDPRLARATVEPPVGDDPGALGATGKTQGSNVKGQESGTEGPKRRGSQKKEVSQPYGRVHTRHVNQLFIRGENVLLVNLQPL, from the exons ATGTCTGCTTTTGTTTTGAacatggaggagagggaaagaagaggagataaacaacaaaaatgtccagaatcagaaaagaaagagagagaatcaaCAAGTGCATGTGCTTCAGATGCAACCGAACATACAGCAGAAGAAGAAGATGATATCGCGGCAAAGTTGGACGTCACCTCCGATAAATTTGATCCACTCCTGGCGCTATACTCGACTACAGTGCCTCTTCCATACCCAAACGTGAAATGCTTCAACAACATAGCCGAGTATGAGAGCTTTCTAAAGGGGGGACGGGGCCGCGCCAAGCCTGAGAACGTGGAGAAAAAACAGAGGAAAGCCAGGAAAGGTGTAGCAGATCCGGAGAGGATAGAGAAACTGAAGAGGTTGATGGTGAACAACCCGatagtgggagaagatggagaggaggggaccaGCGGCACTGCCCGCCGTTGTAGAATACAGAAGGCTGCCAAGAATGTCCTGACCAGGATGCCTC TCCATACAGGAAGTCCTCTGGGGGAGATGCACCGCTGCGTGCAGGAGAGGATCAGAGTGAAAGTTCACATCAGAACCTTCAAGGGGCTCCGTGGAGTGTGTTCTGGCTTCATAGTGGCCTTCGACAAGTTCTGGAACATG gCGATGGTAGATGTAGATGAGACCTACAGGGAACCTCTGCTGGGTGAAGCTCTCTACCATGAGAAGGCCCTCACTGTCACACGG CTCTTTGACAAGCTGAAGCTCCAGGAGAGTGAGGCGCTGAGAGAATATgaggagaagaagaagcagaTAGACAAGAAGAAAGCTGAACCCTTCCATCCCCCGCCTGAGACCCAAACCAGAGACTGCAGACGAGGTGACCCCAATAGAGGGGACcccagaaggagaggagaccctAGGGCAGTGGATCCCCGACTTGCAAGGGCCACAGTTGAGCCCCCAGTGGGCGATGACCCCGGAGCCCTAGGGGCCACAGGTAAGACCCAGGGGTCAAATGTTAAAGGTCAGGAGTCAGGGACTGAGGGGCCGAAGAGAAGAGGGTCCCAGAAGAAAGAAGTGTCCCAGCCCTACGGGAGGGTTCATACGCGCCACGTCAACCAGCTCTTCATACGGGGAGAGAACGTGCTTCTAGTCAACCTACAACCACTCTGA